In Methanothermobacter tenebrarum, the sequence GATTTCTTCCCCGTCCATTTTAATTTTGATCAGCCCGTTCTTTGGGGAATATGATAATTCGAAGAATCTGTTCCTGATGGTATTATCAAGGACTTCTATGGTATCTTTTTGTGTTTTTTTCCTGTTTTCGAGGATCTTATATGTCCTGTAACCGAGTGGGGGTGTATCTGCTATGAAACCTATCTTGGCGGACTTTATCGACCCGTCGGCGTGTCTGGTCTCTTTTATTATTTCGATGTCTATTTCTTCCCATTCACTTTTTAGGCCGCTTATATTTTTTATTGTATTCTCTTCGAATTTTAAGTCGACTTCAACCCAATTTTTGGAATCCCAGTTGAGGGGGTTATAGACTATTATATCCTTTTCTTGGCTTCCCTGGACTGTGATAGCCTCTAGAACTTTGGGTGTGAGTGTGGTGAGTTGTTGTTTGAGGAATTTTATATTTTGTTTAACTTCTTCGTATACTTCATCGACTCCCGTGCCGGGGGCTACGTCGTGGAATGCTAAGAATAGGAGTTTTTTCCAGCATTCATAGAGTTCTTCTGGATAGTGATTGTCTATGAGGGATTTTATGGTTGAGAATCTTTCGAAGGTGTTTAACCAGTTTTCATATTTTCTTAGGCTTTTTTTTATCCAGATCCTTGTTGATGCCACATCTGGGAATACTTCTGAATATTTTCCACTGTACATTTCACCTTTTCTGGTTGGGAGGTTCTTGGCGGATTTTTCCAGGTTTTTGAAGAAATCTTTGGATGTTGATATTATCATCTTGGATTTTTTGTGTGTTTTGTTCCATTTTTTGACGACTTCTTCTGTGTTGGCTTGTGGCATTGTAACTCCGCTGCCTGATGGCATTAGTATGTGGTTGGTGGCTGCGAGTTCTTTTAATATTTTGAAGTTTTCTTCGAGTTTTTTGAAGTTTAGGCCTGCTCTGTAGCCTAGTGGCATGAAGTGTGTTAGTATTTTTGTTTTGTCGAGTGCTTCCCAGAGGAATTCTGATGGTTTGTTCTTTGGGGAGCCCCTTCTAAAGGCTAGGTATTTGTAGCCACATTTTCGGTATATTTGTGGGAGTTGGGCGTTTAATCCGAAGCTGTCGGCTTGCCACATGACTTCGACGTTTAGGTTGAATTTTTCTTTGAGGTATTTTTTGCCTATGAGTATTTCTCGTATTAGTGTTTCTTCTTGGGGTAGCGTGGTGTCTGCCATTAGGTATTCGCCGTCTGCTATTTCTATCCTTTCTTCTTTGATGTATTCTTTTATTTTATTGAATAATTCTGGGTATCTTCTCTCGATTTCTTCGAGGAGGTATGTTTGTTCTATGAGGAATTTGTAGTCTTTGGATTTTTCCATGAGTTTTATCACGGCTTTGAGGATCATGTCAATATTTATATAGAAGTAGTCTTCTTTTGTGAAAACCCATATTGCATCATAGTGTGTGTGTGGGATGAGGTGTATAATGCATTTTCTCATTTTATTCCACCTTTGAGGACGAATTTTTTTATGGCTTCCGCCCATCCTTTGGGTCCGGCGCCCTTTGCATGGTAGAGGTTTTTCACGTCTAATTCGGCCCATTTGCCATTGTATCCTTTTACTAGTATTGGAGTGTCCACGGCTTTTAGGAGTGGTTTGTCGGTGTATGAGTCGCCTAGGCCTATTGTTTTGATCTTTTCATGTTCTTCCTTGTAGAATCTTGTGAGGATTTTGATGGCTTTACCTTTATCGGCTCCTTTGCCAAAGACGTGGATGAACCTGCCCCCTATTTCGACGTTGAATTTTCTTTTCAGTTTTTCCAATCCTCTATTGTCGTATTCTATGATTGTTTCGCTGAATTCTCTGTCCTTGGCGAGTTTGGCCTCATGGATGCTTAGGCCTGTTACCTGGGCGATTTCTTCGGGTGTCATGTCCTGGTAGCCTATTATCTTATATCCTTTTTTTTGCAGGTTTTGGATTTCTTTGATTATATTTTCAAGTTTTGTGCCTAGGATGATAACCTCGTAGTCGTTTATTGGTTGGCCTTTTGTTTCTTTGAAGTATCCTCTGGGGATGTAGATTGCTGATCCATCCTCTACAATGAATGGATGGTATATTCCCATTTCTTCCCTTATTTTCTCCTGTTCTCTCCGAGTTTTAGCCGAACAAAAAATGATGGGTATTTTCACCTCTTTCAGTTCTCTGAGGACTTCTTTGGCTTCCCTGTAGGAGTATTCCTTGTCTAATAGGGTGTTGTCCAGGTCTGTGAAGATGATATACAATGGGGGTTCACCTCAATTCCATGAAAATATCAGACTCTCTCTTTACGGAATTTATAAAACCTTTGGCTTTAATATCCTTGATTGGGGGTATTATAATATTCTTGGGTGGTTTATCATCCTCTAGGATGTTTCTGGCCTTTAATTCTTTTATTATTTTTTCTTGTATGCTTCTGGTGGATAGTCTACTATGGTAGATGGTGGATAATGAACTGAGTATCATATCATTGATGTGGTCTTCGCCCTTGTTTTCATGCACATGTGAACTTAGAGTTTCTATCTGAAATACTTCAATCCCCTCCTTGACATCCAGGTCACCTGCGGATTCTAGCATGTGGATCAACTGGTAGGGTTCAAATGAATAACCAGCTGCATATGATAATCTTTCGGCCAGTTTCATGCTCATAGCATGCTCTCCGGCATTCCCAGTCTTTATAATACTGGTTTCATATCCTAATCGGCTGCTTAGAAGCAAATTCAAGTACTTGTTCGTGATCCTTGATACACGACCCCACTTTTCAAGGCGTAATTTATCACCTACAGCCTTTGGTTTATACCTCCACAATAGTCTGACCATTGAATAGGGGGTTTTTGACATTGCAATTCCAATGGCAAAATCGAGAACATATTCATAGATTGATGTTGGCATGTAATTGTCGGCGTCAACAAAGCCGACATATTTTCTTCCAAGGCATTTATTTATTATAAGTCCGAGGATCAACCCCTCCCCTTTACCATCCCTTACCAGTCCGTTGTCAAGTATATTTGTATATCCAATATCATTTAGTGCGTGGCCGATAGTAGGATCTTTCTGATGTGCGAAGATTATAGGGGCTCCTGTCATCCTATGAAAATCTTCTATAACCTTCATTTCTTTTTCGCATTTTTCCCTGTCACTATCCGAGATTACTATTATATTACAATCAGCGGGTATTGAACGGATCACACTATCAAATAATATTGTATTCTCATTTTTGATAGGTACTATAATAGAGAAATCTTTGAGGATATGATTGAGACTCTCCTTTGGAAAGTTAAGGGCGGATAAGCTTGGAATCTTGGATTCTAATCTGATTATACTCTGTGGATAATATACTTTGATGGGGCCTATGTTTTCAACGTTTTTAGGCGCCTCGACAAGCATGGTAACATCTCCTTTCTAAATATTATTGTTAGGGGGATGGTATAAAATTTTTCCCAAAAAAATGAGGATTTAGATAGGTCTACGAGTGTGTCCCCCCTTTGGTTGGGGCGAGTATTAGAAAAATATTATGTGAAAAGGGTGTAATTTTTAGTGTGTGGGGGGCTGATTAGAGTTGAAAGACCACATGGTGATGGGATCAGGAGGGTGAGTTTTTAGCATGGGTATGGGGGTGGGTATGAGAGAATTTTAGGAGGTTTCATGGCCAGGTTACTATTGAGGGGATTTCAACTTTTTCTATCCGGTTTTTTATTAGTTCTGGCCAGTTTTCGGCTTCGAAGCCTTTCTGTGCGAGGAATCCGAAAACCCATCTTGTGAGGCCTATGCCCGTGCATCCTGTCCATATTTTTTCTCCGTGGGCTTCTTTTATTGAGAATCCTTCTATGAAGTGTGTTCCATGCACGTTAGCTGATATGACTGCGACGCCTTTTTCTTCTCTGGGTAGTGTTATTCTCATTTCATATTTTGGTATGTCTGGGAATTCTATGCCTCTTTCTTCGATTTTTCGCCCTTCTAGGTAGAATGGGTCGTCTCCGATTTCGGTGTACCATTCGAGTTCGAGTTCATCTGATAGTTTCTGTGAGAGTTTGACGGTTTGGTCTCTTATTTTTTCGGTCTGTTCTGGTGTTCCGAGCCAGACTAGTTCTATTCGTTGGAATTCGTGGACTCTGTCGAGTCCTTTAGCGCCTCCGGCTTCCCATCGGTAGGTCCATCCGCTGCGATCGTAGAATTTTATTGGTAGACTTTTTTTGTCTACTATTTCATGTGCTAGGAACTGGTAGAATGGTTCGCATTGGGCTGGTGCGATAACATATCCAGGGTCCTTGATGCCCTTTTTAAGAAGGTCTATTGGTATCTCTTTTTTTATTAGGAGTCCTTTTTTGAATTTTTCGAAGGTTTCGGGGTCTCTGCGCGGGGCGTTACAATAGTACATGCCTTCTGGCAGTCCTTCGAGGTATCTCATTTTTTGCATTATGGGTAGTGGTATGAGTTTTGGGAATAGGCATTCTTGGAATTTTAGCGGTTTTATGATTTTTTGGATTACAAGTTCTTCGAGGGTCCTGTGGAGGGCTGTGATTGGTGGTGTGTAGAACCATTGTCCTCTCCCTGGGAATTTTTTAACCCATCCACGTTTCATAGCCTCCTCTGTGGGGTCTCCGGTGAATAGTGGCTTGTAGGGTCTGCTTTTTGCTATTATCTCACCGGGTTTTGCCTTTGTAACCTTCACTGTTAGGTCTTCTTCAAATTCTAGGAGGTTTTGGACTTGTTTAACTACACGGTCGACTACATGTCTTCTAAGTTCTTTTTCATCTAATGGTTTGAAATGGATTTTTAGGGTGTTTTCTTCGATTTCTAGCGTGTCTACGAAGGGTAATTCTCTGATTTCATCTAATTTTTCCCCGGGGACGTCTTGGGGTATTGTTGTGGTGAAGGTATAATCGTCCACGACCATTTTACGGATCCCGATATGATATTCTGGTCCTAGTAATTGTGTTAATGGTTTTTTGAGTCTTAGGAGTCCGTCATGGGCCCTCACCCTCCTACCTGATACTATTTTCAGTTGGATTTCTTTGTCTTTGATCTCCCATTGGGTTATCTTTGAAGCCTCTTTCTCATCCTTTGAACCCCTCAATAGCAGGTCTTTGTTGGCTTTTTCTATGAACTCTTTTATCTTTTCTGTTGCGGGTGATGCGTTTTTGTTGAGGATTATTCTCCCTTTGAGTTTAAATTTCATCTAAATCACCATATTTTTTCGATTATCATCTCAGAGACTAATAGATCGTCGATGCTGCGACGTATACTGCCTATGGATTCACTTTCTAGCTTGAATATTATGCTCTTGCCTATTATCTTACCATCTATGAAACCTCGATTGTCTGGTTCAAGGGCCTTGAAGGTTATCCGGGCAGTTTTATTGTCCTTGTAATCTAATCTGATTTTTGTTTTTATGATCATACGGATCCTACCGAGAGTGTAGGCTGTTGTCTGATACTCCCCCCATTCTGTGGGGGGTGTCCTAGTGTGGGGTATCTTCAAATTGTAACCTAAAAAATTATTTGGTGGTTTATGGGATAAAAGTTTATTAAGGGAAGTGGAGAAATTCAATTGATAAGGTATTATCTTCATATAAAATATAAAGGAGGATTATTATTATGGTTCGTGCATATACTAGACGTGAGTATATTAGGAAGATTCCTGGGGTGAAGATAGTCCAGTATGATATGGGGAATCTTTCAGGTTCTTTTCCTTTATCTTTAAGTTTAGCCGTTAAAGCTCCTGCCCAGATCACACATAATGCACTTGAGGCTGCTAGGATAGCCTCAAACAGGTACATGCAGAGAAGGGCTGGTAGGATGGGCTATCACTTGAAGATTAGAGTCTATCCACACCATATCATAAGAGAGAATCCAATGGCCACAGGTGCCGGGGCTGACCGTGTACAGGATGGTATGAGGAAGGCCTTTGGTAAACCAGTAAGTTCTGTTGCACTAGTCAAGAAAAACCAGAGGATAATAACAATTGAAACCAATAAGAGAAACTTCAAGGATGCTAAAGAGGCTCTTAGGAGAGCTGCGATGAAGTTACCAGTACCATGCAGGATAATAATCGACAGAGGAGAAGAACTTATCAAATAAACCTTCCACTTGTTTTGTGATAATATGAAGTTCGTGGCATTTTTCGAGGAACTCACCAAGGATGATGTGCTTATCGCTGGAGGTAAGGGGGCTAACCTTGGTGAATTAACCCATGCAGGCATACCAGTACCCCCAGGTTTTGTCGTGACATCCAAAACCTATGACAAGTTCATGAAGGACACTGGCTTGTTCCCAGAGGTCATGGGCTTGCTGGAGGATTTGGATGTTAATGATACAAAGGAACTGCAAAGGGTCTCCAAGCAAATAAAAGATATTATAGTATCTGCTGAGGTGCCCGAGGACATACAGACCCTCATAATAGAATCCTATAATGCTCTATGCCAGCGCATAGGCCGAGAGGATGTATATGTTGCTGTACGTTCATCCGCGACTGCGGAGGACTTGCCCGAGGCGTCATTCGCCGGTCAACAAGAGACCTTCCTCAACATAAAAGGGGCGGAGGACGTGCTAAAACATGTTCAGAAGTGTTGGGCTTCACTATTCGAAGCAAGGGCAATATTCTATAGGGAACAGAACAACTTCGACCATGCGAAGGTTTCGATTGCGGTGGTTGTCCAGGAGATGGTGAACGCGGAAAAGGCAGGTGTAATGTTCACAGCACACCCCTCAACAGGCGAGGACATCCTATTAATAGAAGCTTCATGGGGTCTGGGAGAGGCTGTGGTCTCAGGGGCGGTGACCCCAGACACCTACTCAGTTGACAAAGCCACAGGTGAACTTTTAAACTTCAAAATCGGTGAAAAAAATGTCATGTTCAAAAGGGAAGATGGTAAGACAGTGAAAGTCCCAGTACCAGATGATATGAAAGAAAAAAGAGTATTATCAGATGAGGAGATAACTAAACTTGCAGAGCTTGGAAGGAAAATCCACGAACATTATAAATTCCCCCAGGACACGGAATGGGCCATAGAAGAAGGAAAAGTATACATGTTACAATCAAGGCCAATTACAACATTAACAGAAATAGAAGCCCCAGAAAAAGAGGAAGTAGAGGAGAAGAAGATAATATTAAAGGGCCTGGGTGCTAGCCCGGGCCTGGCCTCTGGTAAGGTTAAAATAATACGTGATATAGATGAACTTGACAAGATACAGACAGGGGACATACTCGTAACAGTGATGACCACACCAGATATGGTGCCCGCGATGAGAAGAGCCAGCGGCATCCTAACAGATGAAGGAGGCGTCACATGTCATGCTTCCATAGTTTCAAGGGAGCTTGGCATACCCTGTATAGTTGGGACCGGTGACGCAACCCGCAAAGTAAAAGACAACCAACTTATAACAATGGATGGTACAAAGGGTCTAGTATATGAGGGAGAGATCGCAGCACCCAAAGAAGAGGAGGAGAAGGTGATAGGGGAAATCCCACCAGAGGCCCCATTACTCACTGTTACAGAGGTTAAAGTTAATGTAAGCATGCCAGAGGCTGCTAAGAAGGCGGCTTCCACTGGAGCCGATGGGGTGGGACTCCTAAGAACGGAACATATGATGTTAACACCCGGAGTCCACCCAAAGAAGTTCATAAAGGATGGGAAAGAGGAAGAACTCATTAAAATATTAGTTGAGAATATTATGAAGGTTGCGGATGCATTCTATCCCAAACCCGTATGGTATAGGACACTGGATGCTCCCACAGATGAGTTCAAAACATTGGAAGGCGGGGAAGACGAACCATACGAGCACAATCCAATGTTAGGCTGGAGGGGTATCAGAAGGGAACTTGACGAGCCTGAGATCCTAAAAGCCGAGTTCAAAGCCATTAAAAGGTTGCGGGAGAAAGGATACACTAACATTGGTATAATGATACCCCTTGTACAACACCCAGATGAGCTGAGGAGGGCCAAGGAGATTGCAGAGGAGGTCGGTCTCAAACCACACCGGGACGTTGAATTCGGTATAATGGTTGAGACCCCAGCCGCCGCATTAATAATCGAGGATTTCATAGATGTGGGAGTAGACTTCGTAAGCTTCGGTACAAACGACCTGACACAATACACCCTTGCAATTGATAGGAACAATGAACTGGTAGCCGACCTTTACACTGAAGGACACCCAGCAGTCATGAAACTCGTAGAAAGGGTTATAAAAAAGTGCAGGGAAGCCGGTGTCAAGACAAGCATATGCGGCCAAGCAGGGAGCATACCATGGATAGTTGAAAGATTAGTCGAACTTGGAATTGACAGTGTATCAGCCAATACAGATGCAGTTGGGGAAGTCCGCAGGACGGTTGCACGGGTGGAGCAAAAGATCATGTTAAAAGCGGCGAGAAAACTACTAGGATAAAAGTTTCCTATTTTTTCCTTTTGGGTCATGGAAATGGACTTCAAAGGCCTCTCCAGGGATAAAGTTTTAAAACTTTTAAAAAGGGTTAAAAGGGAAGACTTAACCTATGATTCCGGTAAGATACTCGGTTCAATGTGCACTAGCCCCCACCCCCTTGCAAAGGAAGTTTTCTGCGAATTCATAGAATCCAACCTTGGGGATCCCGGTCTTTTTAAGGGTACAAGGGCCCTTGAAAAAGACGTTATAAGGATGATCGGGGAGCTCCTAGCGGACCCTAATGTAGTGGGGCACGTGGTAACTGGGGGTACAGAGGCCAATCTCATGGCAATGCGCGCTGCCCGTAATATTACAGGCCTTGCAGAACCTGAGATAATAGTCCCCAGGTCGGCTCATTTCTCCTTTAAAAAGGCTGCTGAGATTTTAAGGTTAAATTTGAAGGAGGCCGCGCTTGGCCCTGATTATAGGGTGGATGTTGATTCTGTGGTGGAACTCTTATCATCTAATACAGTTGCTATTGTGGGTATTGCCGGGACAACTGAACTTGGACTGGTTGATCCCATACCAGAACTTTCAAGATTATGTGAGGATGAAGGGGTGTATTTGCATGTTGACGCAGCCCTTGGGGGATTCATAATACCCTTCCTGAAAGAGGCTGGATATGATCTTCCTGATTTCGATTTTAGATTGGATGGTGTTACTTCCGTTACTATAGACCCTCATAAGATGGGTTTAGCCCCCATACCAAGTGGTTGTATAGTTTTCAGGGGACAGGAGTATCTTGATTCCATGAGTATTGAGACACCATATCTTACGGAGAAGCAGCAATCAACTATAGTGGGGACGCGTAGCGGGGCTTCGGCAGCGGCAACTTGGGCCATAATGAAGTACATGGGACACGAGGGGTATATAAGGGTTGTTAAGGATTCTATGAGGATCACCCAATTTTTAGCCCGTGAACTTAAAAGGTGCGGGTTTGAGCTTGTTACAGAGCCCCAGTTAAATATTGTGGCCTTTAATTCACCTGACATGTCCCCGGAGGCCCTTGCATATGAACTTGAATT encodes:
- the rplJ gene encoding 50S ribosomal protein L16; amino-acid sequence: MVRAYTRREYIRKIPGVKIVQYDMGNLSGSFPLSLSLAVKAPAQITHNALEAARIASNRYMQRRAGRMGYHLKIRVYPHHIIRENPMATGAGADRVQDGMRKAFGKPVSSVALVKKNQRIITIETNKRNFKDAKEALRRAAMKLPVPCRIIIDRGEELIK
- the serS gene encoding serine--tRNA ligase, which codes for MKFKLKGRIILNKNASPATEKIKEFIEKANKDLLLRGSKDEKEASKITQWEIKDKEIQLKIVSGRRVRAHDGLLRLKKPLTQLLGPEYHIGIRKMVVDDYTFTTTIPQDVPGEKLDEIRELPFVDTLEIEENTLKIHFKPLDEKELRRHVVDRVVKQVQNLLEFEEDLTVKVTKAKPGEIIAKSRPYKPLFTGDPTEEAMKRGWVKKFPGRGQWFYTPPITALHRTLEELVIQKIIKPLKFQECLFPKLIPLPIMQKMRYLEGLPEGMYYCNAPRRDPETFEKFKKGLLIKKEIPIDLLKKGIKDPGYVIAPAQCEPFYQFLAHEIVDKKSLPIKFYDRSGWTYRWEAGGAKGLDRVHEFQRIELVWLGTPEQTEKIRDQTVKLSQKLSDELELEWYTEIGDDPFYLEGRKIEERGIEFPDIPKYEMRITLPREEKGVAVISANVHGTHFIEGFSIKEAHGEKIWTGCTGIGLTRWVFGFLAQKGFEAENWPELIKNRIEKVEIPSIVTWP
- a CDS encoding alpha-mannosidase; the encoded protein is MRKCIIHLIPHTHYDAIWVFTKEDYFYINIDMILKAVIKLMEKSKDYKFLIEQTYLLEEIERRYPELFNKIKEYIKEERIEIADGEYLMADTTLPQEETLIREILIGKKYLKEKFNLNVEVMWQADSFGLNAQLPQIYRKCGYKYLAFRRGSPKNKPSEFLWEALDKTKILTHFMPLGYRAGLNFKKLEENFKILKELAATNHILMPSGSGVTMPQANTEEVVKKWNKTHKKSKMIISTSKDFFKNLEKSAKNLPTRKGEMYSGKYSEVFPDVASTRIWIKKSLRKYENWLNTFERFSTIKSLIDNHYPEELYECWKKLLFLAFHDVAPGTGVDEVYEEVKQNIKFLKQQLTTLTPKVLEAITVQGSQEKDIIVYNPLNWDSKNWVEVDLKFEENTIKNISGLKSEWEEIDIEIIKETRHADGSIKSAKIGFIADTPPLGYRTYKILENRKKTQKDTIEVLDNTIRNRFFELSYSPKNGLIKIKMDGEEILKGNEIILEEEIGDLYNHREGLKEALKRESSKGIKYGAFRVKDIRIGGSDLRKVIEVKVNYYSLRWPYRLTKKWKPKIWRHKFLTCTKRITVYRDIPRIDFEIKLENKHPRTRIRVIFETPFTNPTYNSETQFGAIKRKTGQYYFAADDWKEKPSGVSPSLRWIAYEENGKGIALLNQGNPEHEIRDGNIYLTLLRSVDLLSTDGKAGPIIPVPDAKEFKKYTFKYSIYPYKGDWRKSKVYKMGYEFNYGLIGLQSADKRAYKNRESFLGIRPDNIILTALKRSEEENHIILRFYEATGKNTRACLRFFKKPKNVEAVNMLEEKDEEFEKEIILDGESIKVHMNPFEIVTLKLEF
- a CDS encoding KEOPS complex subunit Pcc1 — encoded protein: MKIPHTRTPPTEWGEYQTTAYTLGRIRMIIKTKIRLDYKDNKTARITFKALEPDNRGFIDGKIIGKSIIFKLESESIGSIRRSIDDLLVSEMIIEKIW
- the mpgP gene encoding mannosyl-3-phosphoglycerate phosphatase — translated: MYIIFTDLDNTLLDKEYSYREAKEVLRELKEVKIPIIFCSAKTRREQEKIREEMGIYHPFIVEDGSAIYIPRGYFKETKGQPINDYEVIILGTKLENIIKEIQNLQKKGYKIIGYQDMTPEEIAQVTGLSIHEAKLAKDREFSETIIEYDNRGLEKLKRKFNVEIGGRFIHVFGKGADKGKAIKILTRFYKEEHEKIKTIGLGDSYTDKPLLKAVDTPILVKGYNGKWAELDVKNLYHAKGAGPKGWAEAIKKFVLKGGIK
- the ppsA gene encoding phosphoenolpyruvate synthase, producing MKFVAFFEELTKDDVLIAGGKGANLGELTHAGIPVPPGFVVTSKTYDKFMKDTGLFPEVMGLLEDLDVNDTKELQRVSKQIKDIIVSAEVPEDIQTLIIESYNALCQRIGREDVYVAVRSSATAEDLPEASFAGQQETFLNIKGAEDVLKHVQKCWASLFEARAIFYREQNNFDHAKVSIAVVVQEMVNAEKAGVMFTAHPSTGEDILLIEASWGLGEAVVSGAVTPDTYSVDKATGELLNFKIGEKNVMFKREDGKTVKVPVPDDMKEKRVLSDEEITKLAELGRKIHEHYKFPQDTEWAIEEGKVYMLQSRPITTLTEIEAPEKEEVEEKKIILKGLGASPGLASGKVKIIRDIDELDKIQTGDILVTVMTTPDMVPAMRRASGILTDEGGVTCHASIVSRELGIPCIVGTGDATRKVKDNQLITMDGTKGLVYEGEIAAPKEEEEKVIGEIPPEAPLLTVTEVKVNVSMPEAAKKAASTGADGVGLLRTEHMMLTPGVHPKKFIKDGKEEELIKILVENIMKVADAFYPKPVWYRTLDAPTDEFKTLEGGEDEPYEHNPMLGWRGIRRELDEPEILKAEFKAIKRLREKGYTNIGIMIPLVQHPDELRRAKEIAEEVGLKPHRDVEFGIMVETPAAALIIEDFIDVGVDFVSFGTNDLTQYTLAIDRNNELVADLYTEGHPAVMKLVERVIKKCREAGVKTSICGQAGSIPWIVERLVELGIDSVSANTDAVGEVRRTVARVEQKIMLKAARKLLG
- the mpgS gene encoding mannosyl-3-phosphoglycerate synthase, which translates into the protein MLVEAPKNVENIGPIKVYYPQSIIRLESKIPSLSALNFPKESLNHILKDFSIIVPIKNENTILFDSVIRSIPADCNIIVISDSDREKCEKEMKVIEDFHRMTGAPIIFAHQKDPTIGHALNDIGYTNILDNGLVRDGKGEGLILGLIINKCLGRKYVGFVDADNYMPTSIYEYVLDFAIGIAMSKTPYSMVRLLWRYKPKAVGDKLRLEKWGRVSRITNKYLNLLLSSRLGYETSIIKTGNAGEHAMSMKLAERLSYAAGYSFEPYQLIHMLESAGDLDVKEGIEVFQIETLSSHVHENKGEDHINDMILSSLSTIYHSRLSTRSIQEKIIKELKARNILEDDKPPKNIIIPPIKDIKAKGFINSVKRESDIFMELR
- the mfnA gene encoding tyrosine decarboxylase MfnA, with translation MDFKGLSRDKVLKLLKRVKREDLTYDSGKILGSMCTSPHPLAKEVFCEFIESNLGDPGLFKGTRALEKDVIRMIGELLADPNVVGHVVTGGTEANLMAMRAARNITGLAEPEIIVPRSAHFSFKKAAEILRLNLKEAALGPDYRVDVDSVVELLSSNTVAIVGIAGTTELGLVDPIPELSRLCEDEGVYLHVDAALGGFIIPFLKEAGYDLPDFDFRLDGVTSVTIDPHKMGLAPIPSGCIVFRGQEYLDSMSIETPYLTEKQQSTIVGTRSGASAAATWAIMKYMGHEGYIRVVKDSMRITQFLARELKRCGFELVTEPQLNIVAFNSPDMSPEALAYELELRGWSVSISSYPPAVRIVLMPHIKKEHVKAFMEDLTGI